The DNA segment TAACTAGATCgaaatataattacaatttaCCCCCGGGTCCATTAGCTTTTCCAATTATAGGAAATATACCTCAGATGGCTACAACCACAGACATTAATTTAAAGATGAAAGATCTTCGAAAACAATATGGAGATATTTTCAGACTCAAATTTGGTTCTGAAACCATGGTGGTTGTATGCAAAACGGAATGGATTTTAGAAGGATTGGTAAAGAAAGGAGAGGAATTGAAAGCAAGACCCTACTGGATGTACGTACCACAGAGATTAGCCAAAAATAAAGGTAAGTCGTTTATTTACGTCAACGAATGTTACCGCTTTCAATCCCAACCCCCTTACATTTTTCCCCGTTTCCACAACACAGAACTCAATTCTGCTTCTACATTTCCTTACTTTGTCTAACGATTTTACTCTGCACTTCTTTGTTTCTTATCTCGTGGTTTTGATCGGACAACTGCAAACTtgatctgttttcttttttttttctagttttcaaAGGAAATTGTATAAGCATATTACcactatatttcattatttttagcgTTATTTGTGACTATAATTCGCTGTATTGTTATTTTAGACTGGAATGTCACCAATTAACTTTGATGCCTTATGTTCTGTTTTGCAAAAACCTTTTCGCCCTAACGCCTTGAAAGCTATTCACAATTGGTGGAATTTAGGATATTATCGGTAGGTTTTTTAATCTCGTTAACTGCAATCCGATAGCGGATGAAGGGAATCCCGTATTTCTGTTGgattctttgttgtatttcttAAGCACAAACAAATTGTCGTTTCTTTAACACAGAAATTACAGTCCCAGAACTATCAAAAATGATAGTCAAACTCTCTCAAATAACACACAGATTTACAGACAGAAGTTTATTATAATGGTTGTTATAAACACTGAAAGAGAAGGATATACTTTAATAGTTATAAAGTAACGACACATTACGTATATAAAAAAGGCGTGATAGTCACGAGTAGAACGTTATATGTCGTAGGGAAACACGTAACAAAGATTAACTAAGGACTAAGAAAATATTCTCACGTCAACCATCTGACTATTCATTCGAtgtgcttgaaatagcagccaagaatACCTCAAACAATACAGTCCTAAAAAAACACTATTGCATAATGTAGTCGCTGTTTGATTAGATAGCAGGATGGTTGTGGTATGGAGGCTTTTATCATAGCAAATTACTGACGGAACTTCTGTGCAGGAGGGTCCTCTATAAACTAATACCCGCCATCGTTTCCAGAAATTACAACTTACACATTGAAAACTTAATGGTTCATCAGAATTTGCAGTCTTCGGTATAAAAAAATTGATTAGTGGAAGGTTTCCGCCGCAGGTcgactgaaaataaaaataacaagccaACTCCCACGTCTTGTCGTCAGACAAGATTTAACATCATTGTCAATATCACATGCACGAAATATGAATAtgtaggttacacacacacacagaaacacacacatacacatgcataaatatctacatacatgcatacatacatatatatatacatatacacacacacacacacacacacacatatatatatatatatataaatatatatatatacatatatacacacacacacacacacacacacacacacatatatatatatatatatatatatatatatatatatatatatatatatatatacatacactcacacacacatatattgatagcaatggtaagataacaaaagaatgaaagagacctcgatattatgtaaatagacgaatttatctgtaaatatatgtgacaattattcggtagccatatatatatatatatatatatatatatatatatatatatatattacggagatgtacttgcatagcaagtgacctgatctgagatcgtgtgctgagaCAAAAACGATTgtagcgtagaaggtgtttataagccattcaaaaacacacaaaaaccgttagattcatttcaacatttaaatttaatttgctaaaatattttcgttCATTCTATCCGATGTCGTCCAATCATTTTATCAAAATCTCTTACTGTGCTCCAGGTAAGTAGTAATACATCAATATCAGACACTGATAAATCAGAATTATCTCAAGCAAGTATATAAGCGATTTAATTTGTAGCATGGGATTAGTCGTTAAATCATAATTCGATATATCAAGTTGTacaaattttctattatttttattttttaagctttgAACCATCAAAGACCATAGTGTAATTTTAATCTTTGATCTAAGAGTCCGTCTTATCTTACCTTTAAATGTCTTAGTAATTGTACCAAAATCCGACTTTAGAGGGTGCATGTGATGGTTGGGTTGCAATGAAAAGTAATCTTGTGGTTACTTCCAAGTTTTCTCGGTGCATAGGATTCCGTTCTGCCTTCTACTCCATGGTTTGTAGCTATTTCATAaccctttttgtttattttagttttgttccACCAGTCTATCCTTATATTTAGCATTTAGCTCTTTCATAAGTTtttttaataacatatataaGTTATCAGGTTTATCCGCTGGTAACAACATACCTAGTGCGTATTTTAGTTCCTCTAGTATTTTTTCAAACTCTTCTGGTGTTATTTGTGCCTCTTAGAAAATGTCTTGGACACCGAGGTCACAAGGGTAATTAAAGAACTGTAAAGAATGATGTTTGGTCCGAGATATTTAAGGGCCTTTAAGGTGTTATTATCTATAACTAtctcttatattttcttctttttttttcctgttttcaatATTAAACTTTCCAAAACACGTAAAACAGTTTATAAatacttaagttttttttttatcttcactaTTGTTTCAGGAATATTCTTTAATACAGGAAAAGAATGGAAGGACTTGAAAAAGTTTACTATTTCAACACTGCGGGATTTAGGAATGGGCAAGAAAAAGCTAGAAGAGCATATATATTTGGAAACCCAGAACTTAGCCGATGTTTTTCAATCTCAGAATTGTAAACCGTTTTCTCTCAAAGACCCGCTGGCACATTTCTCTTTGagtattgtatattatatgatatttggTGAAAGGTTAGTAGAAAACAACATAAATagtatgtatttaatatgtatgcattgtatattaGCATgtattcatctctctatatataaacggcagtttgtctgtgtgtgtgtctgtgtgtctgtcaggttgtatcctcaccctgaccacggctttcaaccgattctgatgaaacttgacacacacatagcccaatgtcataattcaaaactaacgaaaagttcccccagttctgaaaaaaatcgataaattcgacatggggtcgagaatcagaaacacaaaccacagactgtctaggggacgcaactcggcccttttaactctcaaaaaaaatttaccatcatttttttcccatttttttgctattttttggctataactctctaaaaatgctttatagttatttcccttacaaacccgagcaacgccgggcgatactgctagtatatatatatatataatatatatatatatatatatatatatatatatatatcaaaatatttatttcttcaaatgAAGGATTAACATCGGAAACAGGACGACATTTCCTCTTTCAACTAAATCTCTAAGCTAATACCTTAGACagtgttattattgagagcctcctctaatatgtggcatttggaaggcggtgagctggcagaaacgttagcacgccgggcgaaatgcgtagccgtatttcgtctgtcgttacgttctgagttcaaattccaccgaggtcgactttgcctttcaacctctcggggtcgataaattaagtaccagttacgtactggagacgatctaatcgactgaccgcttctccaaaaatttcaggccttgtacctagagtagaaacgaatatgtagcatttggtgaataagggagtttgcTGTCGCTTCCCTCATTTGCATCTCTTGCCGTgagataggttcatctgggactcttgataGGAAGAGaaccagttttgatttgaaagcacctacatctactttgtgtgtgtgtgtgtgcgcctgtgtgtttgttagtatgtgtgtcagtgtgcgtgtacgcatgtgttttaaaaatatgaaagcaaTTTCGCCACATGAAGAGACAGTAAAGTATGGACAGCACACGTGACAgataatacatatacagagaacgtgataaatatatagaaagtagGAAAGGCGTAAACGAGAGACTGCCTGATGATGACAGATAGAGAATAGATTTATGGACCTAAAAGTTGAGTTATTTCTCGTAGTAAATTacgtttttattataatcacttaCGGACATCCTTCTCTTGGCCACACATATTTCGAAATCAAATTCGTTTTTCTCAAGGCCTCACTGCTTCGAGCATTTGGCCATATCAGCAtcaagcagtgtttaggtataaatgaattttgttagttgaaatatatttgtgatatatttcaactgctaagaCCAAATTCACTACAGCACGGTAGCTGCTGTGAATTTGCCATTATCATTTGAAATATGACATAAACATATTTTTACTATCCTaaagcatagccacagtctaatgaatctAATAAGGAAATGATAAAGAAtaaattatacacaaacacacgcacgcactcacacacactcatatatgtattaacatacagacacacgtatatgtatgtataatacattgtattatattattttatatcatatgaaatatataatgttatgttatataatgttatatattttgcaattgaAGGATCAGGTTTGGTGAGCCAGAGTTTCAGGAAGTAGTTGATGACTTGAGATTTTTCTTCAACAAGCTAAATGCATTTATGCCAGAGAATTTCTTTCCATTCCTGAGATTTGTCCTATGGAATTCTCCCGTAAGTATAAACACTTCttattgaaatttgaataatattACATCAAGTTTTAAATCCAGAAAATATAGCTTTGCCAAACTCAAAATTTTATCATTACCTTATTGTGACTGCTCAATGAATTAGGGGAAAATTACCAGATCAATATAGTACCAGAATTTGCTTTTcaagtaataaaattaatttcgtATTTAAACCTTTCCGATGTCGACATTTTTCTCAGTTATGTTGATTTACCTTTACATGTTTACACCTCTCCTGGAAGCTAAGTTTCGTCTATGATAATTTAAGTTTACCCaataattattactaattttCCAATGAAACTGGGCCTACAATGAAGACAATAGTAACGTTTGCATTTTAtaaatacccacatatatatctattgggttgtccggaaagttcgtgccgatttatagtagcttaactttcgacttattttaaaacatggttgagtccataaaataggatttcattacacctccatttagagcacagtttaagctatcttttcgtggaagaaggtttatgttcctataacctgtgttaattctgtaaccctttaaaatggaagataagaaagttcattttcggcacttgatgctttgggaaccagacaaaaattgttgcagctcggcTGGTATGTGTTAcgccaccctccatattcaccagatattgctccttcggatttccacttattcaggtctctgtagaatagttttaatggtaaaaattccaattccttggatgacgtaaaaatataccttgatgagttctttgccatgaaaccacctgaattcttggaagagggtatttgcaagttaaaggaaagcgggagacgcattatgcaacaaaaaaggttcatatttggttgattaaaaatgtaatggcaagtatttattgatatttttctttcctttaaaaatcggcatgaactttccggttAACccaatatataattcataatacttatatacttcaacaaaacaatttatttagCAAAATATCTTAATCATAAAGAGTTGAGATGTGGCATAAGAAAATCGTGGATATAATTTGTGTTAATTAATGAGTATAGCTGATTGATTTGGCTTAGCATAacgattatatttattttgttgactacaAAAGCAGGAAATTCAAATCCAGCGTAGAACGTTGATGAATGTAGATGAAAACAAAATACTATAAAACATTTAGTTGGATACATAGGCCAATGATGCTAATTTTTTCACTATAGTTTGAACAAATTGTCAAGACGAACCACAAGATCCGAAGCTATGTAAAAGAGAAAATCAGCGAACATAAGGAAACATACAATGGTGACGATATAAGAGATTTCGTTGACGTATACTTACTCACATTAGAGAAGGAACCAAACAGCGAATCTTTATCTGGTGAGTTACATGAACTGTTatgtttctcttgtttctttcaaGATATTACATATAAGTTTTGAAAATAGAATTTGTTTCatacaaaaagcgaaagagaatATTACATAAGTATTATAAAACAAACGTTATAAGGAAGATGCAATAAATTATTACTGAAAGAATGTATCATGATTAAGTTTATTTTATGGAAAGTataaacagacattttttttttccttctgcatttatctacacacagacagacatccacatatatccattcattcatagatacatttttacgtacgaacatacataatacacactcacatatgtatatatatatatatatataatatatatatatatatatatatatatatatatatatatatatatgcattttagcTGTCAAACACCAGCAAAAAGTTTTCCAATgctcaatggcgattttattgtaTGATTTCGTTTCTCTGATTTTCTCTAATGTTCCTTTTACCAGTGATTAGCATGCATGGGTAAAAGCCGTAAGacataacatatttttaaaaatataagtgcgtatgaaatatttttgtacaCAAAGAGGAGACCATTGATAGGACTCCTTGCATGttagaaaggagaaagttaatttgaagactgcagatccgatccatcactggaacagtaaaaatctgtaatactttacagaagtttatcatttaaatatatacgagcatgtctagatatgtaactatatgcatgagaagacatacataaagcatgcaaatgtgcacatacatacatacatacatacatacaaacaaacaaaaataccctgttgttgatgttgaaattccaatgaaagaaccttggatctaggttagaaactggttctttctctattgacaagaaatcttgaaataaacggaataatgacatacatacatatattttatattgtttcggTTTACACAGTTATTAAAgttgtttaattttaattattttttctactgTTGCAGAAGAGAATGTTTTCCAGGCGATTATGGATCTTTTTACGGCTGGAACAGACACAACATCTAGCGTTCTTAActgggtttttatatatatggccaAATATCCTGATATACAGGACAAATGTCGAGCAGAAATCGAGAAGGTAAAATATcagattctttcatttatatgtctaatttatttttatttttataaaaagtatTTCAATCTGTGCTATCAGATTGCCTAGAATCTTAAGACGTACGTCGTTTCGTGATTGTAATACTTGGTTCTGAATTTTAGTCGTACCAAAGACCATTAATAAAGATTAACGCCAAATCCAACTTCTGGATACTTAATCAATTATCATAATCTCAGTAACACTGCGGAGTTCCTACAGCAGATCCTAATTTAGCAGTCTTAGTAAGAGATTTTttcaaggtccgagagtttctTTTTTGCGTGGGAACTTACCTGCGGATGACACCAcgtagcatctatctatctatctatctatctatctatctatctatctatatatctatctatatatatatatatatataatatatatatatatatataatatatatatatatatatatctatatatatatatatctatctatctatctatctatctatatatatatctatatatatatatatatatatatatatatatatatatatataatatatatatatatatatataatatatatatatatatatatatatatatatatatatgtatgtatgtatatatatatctgtaaatgtaacatgtgacaattattcggtagccatgataattgtcacatacataaatgtattacatttacagataaattcctctatttacataatatcgaggtctctcattcttttgttgtcttaccagttttctcaatatatatatatatatatatatatatatatatattatatatatatatatatatacatatacatagcagaagtaacagagtgactcgaggtccgagagtttcgtgaGTTTACCCTTGATATGTGCCAACGACGACACTCAACCTTAACTTTtaatattgcatatatgtgtgtgtgtgtgtgtgtgtgtgtgtgatttacccACTTACTTCTCCAAAATATTACTTAAAATgcttaatattaataaaagtacacatatacgcatattttttctttttgcaccaatatacctatatacatatacatacatacatacatgcaaacaaacatatatacatacacactcacacaaacacacacacacacacacacacacacatatatatatgtatatacgtagacatatatgtacatacatacatacacacacatgtatatatgcaaacaaaatgATACACATTTGCATCCATAAGTCGTTGCGTCAGATTCAAACATAAAAATGCTAAACGCTGTCGTATTTCGCCGGCTGAGAACAATTCATTTCATAAATAAGACCCAGTTTTTTTGACGAGATCATCGATTTAGAGCTAACTTCGACAGAAGAGACGCAACCAAGCAGAAACTTTGCAGGGTCTCAATTTCCCATTTCCATCATGAATAGAGCACATTGTGGACACACATTCCTTTGGAAGGATGTATTCTACGAATCAGAAATACAACTGTGATTAGCATATTCAGTTCGTATAAAGAATGAATGGATTATATACACAcgaaggcacacgcacacacgcacaaacaaacgcacacacacacaattagagtATCAAAATATAGATATTCATTGTAACGAATTGTTAATTCCAGATCACCGATCTGAATAGACCAGTCACAATGGAAGACAAACGAAACATGACATACGTTGCAGCGACTCTACTTGAAGTCCAGAGAATGGCTCCTGTTGGTAAGCAAGCAGTGACATAACTTTTATTGCTAAAGAGAAGCTATTCCACGCGCCATATTTTCTACAATTTGTCCAATAACGAAATGATTTTAGtacaaaagagagaagaaaatgaatcATCGCACACGGGCTCTAGATGGGATGTTGATATAACTATGAAGTTGACCGAAGAACCCTGAAATGTGAGTTTGCTAAtattatgtcccccaaatgattctataaactacgaaacaaatggtagtctgaaggagcaaggtcgggagaataaggtggatgagaaaTTTTcttccaaccaagctcttcgatcttctgtgatgtgatctttgcagtgtggggtcgtgcATTTTCCTGataaaacatcactccttttctatTCAATAAAGCGGGTCCTTTTTTTCAAAGCtgggttcaaacgctctaattgctgacagtagacttaagcattgattgttgcattaggtggtaacaattcaaagtgaattactcctttgcaatctcaccagatagagagaagaaccgttttcccatgaagttcccttctcgttTGTGGTTGAGCttcttcccttttaccaagccactgtttacgacgtttaacatttcgatagaagatccattttcgtcatcagtcacaagtctatccaaaaagggtgaaatgagttcgcgagaatggagaatggagagaagagcagatgttaaCCCGGGATTTgaggttgctttcggacaattcatgggtcacccattttccaagttaggaacctttccaagttgctgaagatgacgatgaatagATGTATGGTTCGAACTacgctttattgccaattcttcaactgataatgcaggattttcttcaagtacttcctcaaggagcttatcatcaaactcaactggatgtcctgttcgatcttcatcttcaatgcTGAAATCTCCATTTCTGAGCTTTGCAAGCCATCTTCTGcgagttctttcattcaagcattctttcctataaactgagtgtatgttttgagtcgCTTCGGTTGCAGAGTTTCctcttttgtactcataaagcattatgtgtctTAAAtgttctttggatacttccatgttagaaagggttttaatcaaagaaattttaattctattattctgtaaaataatatttgattagtttaaatgtacacaaatgcataaaaataatttttaattccattagatattctaaaatactattaaatttcattcaattttaaaaaaggtaaaatcggagaGAGcctatgggatgacctgatactatTGTCATAGAAAAGTACGTTTGGTGATGTAACATCGT comes from the Octopus sinensis linkage group LG11, ASM634580v1, whole genome shotgun sequence genome and includes:
- the LOC115217142 gene encoding cytochrome P450 2J5-like, translated to MDVSASYFVEAINIQSLLIGVVTLLLARWLITRSKYNYNLPPGPLAFPIIGNIPQMATTTDINLKMKDLRKQYGDIFRLKFGSETMVVVCKTEWILEGLVKKGEELKARPYWMYVPQRLAKNKGIFFNTGKEWKDLKKFTISTLRDLGMGKKKLEEHIYLETQNLADVFQSQNCKPFSLKDPLAHFSLSIVYYMIFGERIRFGEPEFQEVVDDLRFFFNKLNAFMPENFFPFLRFVLWNSPVKQIVKTNHKIRSYVKEKISEHKETYNGDDIRDFVDVYLLTLEKEPNSESLSEENVFQAIMDLFTAGTDTTSSVLNWVFIYMAKYPDIQDKCRAEIEKITDLNRPVTMEDKRNMTYVAATLLEVQRMAPVAPLTAPHASTVDTKLGGYDIPKHTIVQFNIMDAHYDPNYWDKPEEFRPERWIDENNELKKNEAYMPFSLGPRICAGISLANIETFMAFSNILQRFKLESPDETPMTMEGKQSGIIYVPVNDNIRAIPL